In Erpetoichthys calabaricus chromosome 6, fErpCal1.3, whole genome shotgun sequence, one genomic interval encodes:
- the si:dkey-96n2.3 gene encoding uracil nucleotide/cysteinyl leukotriene receptor isoform X2 encodes MCNSSSWHMDKSNLENPLFTVYYILVCIVAIPGNILALWVFFYNYKSDTNIVFLRNLALADISYILILPMRIIYHMSDNNWLLGEPSCRLLGFLFYLNMYGSLYFMMCISLDRFLAIVFPVKSMKVRKPVYAQIVSVILWVMLITSMLPLLLSNQTVQRNATTECLQLYREKTSRRALVSLSIAFIIPFIAVLCSYIAIVHALWRGGNIKETIKNKAIKLTVMILVIFVVCFVPYHVSRFAYILAFNQKNRPCTSTHFHSNRITSALTSLNGALDPIMYFFVTQKFRNAFLKLVCRKEGNNIGQLST; translated from the coding sequence ATGTGCAACAGCAGCAGTTGGCACATGGACAAATCAAATCTTGAGAATCCATTATTCACAGTCTATTATATCCTGGTTTGTATTGTAGCCATTCCTGGAAATATACTGGCATTGTGGGTTTTCTTCTACAACTACAAAAGTGACACAAACATTGTTTTCCTAAGGAATCTGGCCTTGGCTGATATCTCTTACATCTTGATTCTTCCAATGCGGATCATCTACCATATGAGTGATAACAACTGGTTACTAGGAGAACCTTCCTGCCGTCTCCTTGGGTTCCTCTTCTATCTAAACATGTATGGAAGTCTATACTTTATGATGTGCATCAGTCTTGATCGATTTCTTGCCATTGTCTTTCCTGTGAAATCCATGAAAGTAAGGAAGCCAGTGTATGCCCAAATTGTGAGTGTGATCCTCTGGGTTATGTTAATTACATCCATGCTCCCACTGCTTCTGTCTAATCAGACTGTGCAAAGGAATGCCACCACAGAATGCCTGCAGCTTTACCGGGAGAAAACATCAAGGAGAGCACTTGTATCTCTTAGCATTGCCTTTATCATACCCTTTATTGCTGTACTATGTTCCTATATAGCAATCGTGCATGCTTTATGGAGGGGAGGAAACATCAAAGAAACCATTAAGAACAAAGCCATTAAGCTGACTGTTATGATCTTAGTCATATTCGTTGTCTGCTTTGTTCCCTATCATGTAAGCCGATTTGCCTATATCCTTGCATTTAATCAAAAGAACAGGCCATGCACAAGTACACACTTTCACAGCAATCGCATTACTTCTGCTCTAACGAGCCTCAATGGAGCTCTAGATCCCATTATGTATTTCTTTGTAACACAGAAATTCAGGAATGCATTTCTGAAACTGGTTTGCAGAAAGGAAGGAAATAATATAGGACAGCTAAGCACCTGA
- the si:dkey-96n2.3 gene encoding uracil nucleotide/cysteinyl leukotriene receptor isoform X1 translates to MDQHLNMCNSSSWHMDKSNLENPLFTVYYILVCIVAIPGNILALWVFFYNYKSDTNIVFLRNLALADISYILILPMRIIYHMSDNNWLLGEPSCRLLGFLFYLNMYGSLYFMMCISLDRFLAIVFPVKSMKVRKPVYAQIVSVILWVMLITSMLPLLLSNQTVQRNATTECLQLYREKTSRRALVSLSIAFIIPFIAVLCSYIAIVHALWRGGNIKETIKNKAIKLTVMILVIFVVCFVPYHVSRFAYILAFNQKNRPCTSTHFHSNRITSALTSLNGALDPIMYFFVTQKFRNAFLKLVCRKEGNNIGQLST, encoded by the coding sequence GATCAGCATCTAAACATGTGCAACAGCAGCAGTTGGCACATGGACAAATCAAATCTTGAGAATCCATTATTCACAGTCTATTATATCCTGGTTTGTATTGTAGCCATTCCTGGAAATATACTGGCATTGTGGGTTTTCTTCTACAACTACAAAAGTGACACAAACATTGTTTTCCTAAGGAATCTGGCCTTGGCTGATATCTCTTACATCTTGATTCTTCCAATGCGGATCATCTACCATATGAGTGATAACAACTGGTTACTAGGAGAACCTTCCTGCCGTCTCCTTGGGTTCCTCTTCTATCTAAACATGTATGGAAGTCTATACTTTATGATGTGCATCAGTCTTGATCGATTTCTTGCCATTGTCTTTCCTGTGAAATCCATGAAAGTAAGGAAGCCAGTGTATGCCCAAATTGTGAGTGTGATCCTCTGGGTTATGTTAATTACATCCATGCTCCCACTGCTTCTGTCTAATCAGACTGTGCAAAGGAATGCCACCACAGAATGCCTGCAGCTTTACCGGGAGAAAACATCAAGGAGAGCACTTGTATCTCTTAGCATTGCCTTTATCATACCCTTTATTGCTGTACTATGTTCCTATATAGCAATCGTGCATGCTTTATGGAGGGGAGGAAACATCAAAGAAACCATTAAGAACAAAGCCATTAAGCTGACTGTTATGATCTTAGTCATATTCGTTGTCTGCTTTGTTCCCTATCATGTAAGCCGATTTGCCTATATCCTTGCATTTAATCAAAAGAACAGGCCATGCACAAGTACACACTTTCACAGCAATCGCATTACTTCTGCTCTAACGAGCCTCAATGGAGCTCTAGATCCCATTATGTATTTCTTTGTAACACAGAAATTCAGGAATGCATTTCTGAAACTGGTTTGCAGAAAGGAAGGAAATAATATAGGACAGCTAAGCACCTGA